The following are encoded in a window of Armatimonas rosea genomic DNA:
- a CDS encoding sulfatase, with the protein MKYLPCTLVASLLTFQAVLPASAQQKPTAKPNVLFIVADDFRDEGGVFTHARVKLPNLARLAAHGVRFERAYVQYPVCNPSRSSLLTGLRPEQTKIVNNTTRLRSQLPAVLTLPQYFKENGWHAEAFGKLYHLSGASEAEKALWMDLPQSWHAATAFSPTKLGQKNEGRNLTGGTLPWCQWGMAEGGDDDQPDGQTAAAVVKLIEQQGSNPWFIGCGFLKPHDPFIAPKKYFELYPPEALTLWKDPVDMTAAPPLALAGGYQQAFDKFTDKERLEFLRAYCATASYMDAQLGRVLDALDRGKLWDKTVVVFIGDHGYHTGERQWWNKNTLFERSCRAPLIIAAPGIKGGKTSRSLVEFVDLFPTVAESCGLSVPTGLAGKSLRPVLRDPKRPFKDAAFTLVTRGQSRYGQSVRTERWRFTQWSDGTNELYDHNSDPEENHNVATQHPKVVAELSAKLKALPPYP; encoded by the coding sequence ATGAAGTATCTTCCTTGCACTCTCGTTGCCTCTCTGCTGACTTTCCAGGCAGTGTTGCCCGCAAGCGCACAGCAAAAGCCAACCGCCAAGCCCAATGTGCTCTTTATTGTCGCGGATGACTTTCGGGACGAAGGCGGGGTCTTCACGCACGCGAGAGTCAAGCTACCGAACCTGGCGCGCTTGGCGGCTCATGGCGTGCGTTTTGAGCGAGCCTATGTGCAGTACCCGGTCTGCAACCCCAGCCGCAGCTCGCTGCTCACCGGGCTGCGCCCCGAGCAGACGAAGATCGTCAACAACACGACACGCCTGCGCTCTCAGCTCCCCGCGGTGCTGACCCTGCCGCAGTACTTTAAGGAGAACGGCTGGCACGCCGAAGCTTTTGGGAAGCTCTACCACCTGAGCGGCGCCAGCGAGGCGGAGAAGGCCCTCTGGATGGACCTACCCCAGTCCTGGCACGCAGCCACCGCGTTCTCTCCGACCAAGCTGGGTCAGAAAAACGAGGGCCGCAACCTCACGGGGGGTACACTTCCCTGGTGCCAGTGGGGAATGGCGGAGGGCGGTGACGACGACCAGCCCGATGGTCAGACGGCCGCGGCAGTGGTGAAGCTTATCGAGCAGCAGGGGAGCAACCCTTGGTTTATCGGCTGTGGGTTCCTCAAGCCACACGATCCGTTTATCGCACCCAAGAAGTACTTCGAGCTCTATCCCCCGGAGGCGCTCACGCTCTGGAAAGACCCGGTGGACATGACCGCTGCGCCGCCGCTGGCGCTTGCCGGGGGCTACCAGCAGGCCTTCGACAAGTTCACCGACAAAGAGCGCCTGGAGTTTCTACGTGCCTACTGCGCCACGGCCAGCTACATGGACGCCCAGCTCGGGCGGGTACTCGATGCACTCGATAGAGGCAAGCTCTGGGACAAGACCGTGGTGGTCTTTATCGGGGATCACGGCTACCACACCGGCGAGCGTCAGTGGTGGAACAAGAACACCCTCTTTGAGCGAAGCTGCCGCGCTCCCCTGATTATCGCCGCCCCCGGAATCAAAGGGGGAAAGACCAGCCGCTCTCTGGTGGAGTTTGTCGATCTCTTCCCCACCGTCGCGGAGTCGTGTGGGCTAAGTGTGCCGACGGGCCTTGCGGGCAAGAGCCTGCGCCCCGTGCTGCGCGATCCCAAGCGCCCCTTCAAAGACGCCGCCTTTACGCTGGTGACTCGGGGACAGAGTCGCTACGGCCAGAGTGTCCGCACCGAGCGCTGGCGCTTCACGCAGTGGAGCGATGGGACGAACGAGCTCTACGATCACAACAGCGACCCGGAAGAGAATCACAATGTCGCCACACAGCACCCGAAGGTGGTTGCCGAGCTCTCGGCGAAACTAAAGGCGCTTCCGCCCTACCCGTGA
- a CDS encoding glycoside hydrolase family 55 protein has protein sequence MKTALLLASLLPFVQGTPTKVMPSPASKTFVYMVDQTSTTQPQTWTHRVAEAGDYQLGMAWVETLSGEEVEVTIRVGKRALRTVKVRPGLAPTRLETRLEGLAAGDEIRVTATPKNARYRLGFQLALCTPTFPGAKVFQVRDFGAVGDGVTDDFAAIQRAVAATRQADSAILRFDGSKTYRAVGLRDFTEEALFALKGAKNLKIEGGGARVVLHPPDSFAQLDDAENVQLDGFQIDYDPKPYYQGTIRKVDVEAMTIDLEVPERYPVPEVGKNEFRAAFFGRSFFPDSPGARTGRGDNLYIEEVTRLDSERRVRLHIRPSALNSATPDAVMKPRMRRAAEQGATEFVVPHVKYAHRGRVNLITRSARVLFSNLRYESSPHFWSLITHNTGPITLRNMDLKMAHPETELFVSWRDGLHIKNSRWGVLIEDSDWDGAATYDDSFAIYSRAQKLVEVAGTTLTLTPTFESKEPFLWRKGDWASVWSPNQQNLRGMARVVAVDATSTGQTFRVTLESLPTAAAAGDIVLHEESLNRGSVIRRCSTSDIGTDSSSTRFRCADVTFENNHFEDFRFWFHAGSNGPRPRNIVLKNNWISNQETGELLFQQGLDCLLQDNQLVDVTLKFTDGSSNMREENNRSIKKKKT, from the coding sequence ATGAAGACCGCCCTCCTGCTGGCAAGCCTGCTGCCCTTTGTCCAAGGCACCCCGACCAAGGTCATGCCCTCCCCCGCCAGTAAGACTTTTGTCTACATGGTCGATCAAACTAGCACGACACAACCCCAGACATGGACCCACCGGGTCGCGGAGGCGGGCGACTACCAGCTCGGGATGGCATGGGTGGAGACACTCTCGGGTGAGGAGGTTGAGGTGACGATCCGGGTCGGCAAGAGAGCGCTCCGGACGGTGAAAGTGCGCCCTGGCCTGGCACCGACGCGGCTGGAGACACGGCTCGAAGGGCTCGCCGCCGGTGACGAGATCCGTGTTACTGCGACCCCGAAAAATGCCCGCTACCGCCTCGGCTTCCAGCTCGCACTCTGTACCCCGACCTTCCCCGGTGCCAAGGTCTTCCAGGTGCGCGACTTCGGGGCCGTGGGCGATGGTGTCACCGATGACTTCGCCGCGATCCAAAGAGCGGTCGCCGCTACGCGCCAGGCCGATAGCGCGATCCTGCGCTTCGATGGCTCCAAGACCTACCGCGCGGTCGGCCTGCGCGACTTCACCGAGGAGGCCCTCTTCGCGCTCAAGGGAGCAAAGAACCTCAAGATCGAGGGCGGCGGGGCTCGGGTCGTGCTCCATCCCCCGGATAGCTTCGCGCAGCTCGACGACGCGGAGAATGTCCAGCTCGATGGCTTTCAGATCGACTACGATCCCAAGCCCTACTACCAGGGGACGATCCGCAAGGTCGATGTGGAGGCGATGACGATCGACCTGGAGGTGCCGGAGCGCTACCCGGTGCCAGAGGTCGGGAAAAACGAGTTTCGGGCCGCGTTCTTCGGGCGCTCCTTCTTCCCGGACTCTCCTGGAGCGCGAACCGGGCGGGGCGACAACCTCTATATCGAAGAGGTCACCCGCCTCGACAGCGAGCGCCGGGTGCGCCTCCATATCCGCCCGAGCGCCCTGAACAGCGCCACCCCCGATGCGGTCATGAAGCCACGCATGCGCCGCGCCGCCGAGCAAGGGGCGACTGAGTTCGTGGTGCCACACGTGAAGTACGCCCACCGAGGCAGGGTGAACCTCATCACCCGCAGCGCCCGCGTGCTCTTCAGCAACCTTCGGTACGAGAGCTCGCCGCACTTCTGGTCGCTGATCACCCACAATACCGGCCCCATCACCCTGCGCAACATGGACCTGAAGATGGCCCACCCCGAGACCGAGCTCTTTGTCTCCTGGCGCGATGGCCTGCACATCAAAAATAGCCGCTGGGGAGTGCTGATTGAGGACAGCGACTGGGACGGCGCGGCCACCTACGACGATAGCTTTGCGATCTACTCGCGGGCGCAGAAGCTGGTGGAGGTGGCGGGCACGACACTCACGCTCACCCCGACCTTTGAGAGTAAGGAGCCGTTTCTCTGGCGCAAGGGTGACTGGGCCAGTGTCTGGTCCCCCAACCAGCAGAACCTGCGCGGGATGGCGCGCGTGGTTGCGGTGGATGCCACGAGCACCGGCCAGACCTTTCGCGTCACTCTTGAGTCGCTGCCCACTGCCGCCGCTGCGGGCGATATCGTGCTCCACGAGGAGAGCCTCAACCGTGGCTCGGTGATCCGCCGCTGTAGCACCTCCGACATTGGCACGGATAGCTCCAGCACCCGCTTCCGCTGCGCCGATGTGACCTTTGAGAACAACCACTTCGAAGACTTCCGCTTCTGGTTCCACGCGGGCTCCAACGGCCCCCGCCCCCGCAATATCGTCCTCAAGAACAACTGGATCAGCAACCAGGAGACGGGTGAGCTTCTCTTCCAGCAAGGTCTGGACTGCCTCCTCCAAGACAACCAGCTTGTCGATGTCACTTTAAAGTTCACGGATGGCTCCAGCAACATGCGCGAAGAGAACAATCGCTCGATAAAAAAGAAAAAGACATGA
- a CDS encoding sialate O-acetylesterase has product MIKRQTKPVQVFILAGQSNMEGQGFIAADPKRNGGKGSLEFLAKDPATVKHFAPLQERTGQWKKRDDVWISYLERKGPLTVGYGATPEKIGPELGFGWVLGEALDEPVLLIKCAWGGKSLAVDFRPPSAGKLPYSLGEKGDAELAKNPESLGKYYRETVALTKAALARLKELVPGSDGRYVLAGFGWHQGWNDRISNTFNAEYESNMVTFIKDMRRDLNAPNLPFVIAETGMNGPTETHPRALSLMKAQAAAAARPELKGTVAFVSTRNFWRPQELSPTGQGYHWNTNAETYYLIGEAMGEAMKKLLAVKSP; this is encoded by the coding sequence ATGATAAAACGACAAACCAAGCCCGTGCAGGTATTTATCCTCGCGGGACAGTCCAATATGGAGGGCCAGGGCTTTATCGCGGCCGACCCCAAGCGCAACGGTGGCAAGGGCTCCCTGGAGTTTCTGGCGAAAGACCCCGCCACGGTCAAGCACTTCGCGCCGCTGCAAGAGCGCACAGGGCAGTGGAAGAAGCGCGACGATGTCTGGATCTCGTATCTGGAGCGCAAGGGGCCGCTCACCGTGGGCTACGGCGCGACTCCCGAGAAGATCGGCCCGGAGCTGGGCTTTGGGTGGGTGCTGGGCGAGGCGCTCGATGAACCCGTGCTGCTCATTAAGTGCGCCTGGGGCGGCAAGAGCCTCGCCGTGGACTTTCGTCCGCCCAGCGCCGGCAAGCTCCCCTACTCCCTGGGCGAGAAGGGCGATGCGGAGCTGGCGAAGAACCCCGAGAGCCTCGGCAAGTACTACCGGGAGACGGTCGCGCTCACCAAGGCGGCTCTGGCGCGGCTCAAGGAGCTTGTCCCCGGCAGCGATGGGCGCTATGTCTTGGCGGGCTTTGGCTGGCACCAGGGCTGGAACGACCGCATCAGCAATACCTTCAACGCCGAGTACGAGAGCAACATGGTCACTTTCATTAAAGACATGCGAAGAGACCTCAATGCCCCGAACCTCCCGTTTGTGATCGCCGAGACCGGGATGAACGGCCCCACCGAGACTCACCCGCGCGCCCTCTCGCTGATGAAGGCCCAGGCCGCCGCCGCCGCCCGCCCGGAGCTCAAGGGCACGGTCGCCTTTGTGAGCACCCGAAACTTCTGGCGACCGCAGGAGCTCTCTCCCACGGGCCAGGGCTACCACTGGAACACCAACGCCGAGACCTACTATCTCATCGGGGAGGCCATGGGCGAGGCGATGAAGAAGCTCCTCGCTGTCAAATCGCCATGA